The Epinephelus lanceolatus isolate andai-2023 chromosome 21, ASM4190304v1, whole genome shotgun sequence genome has a segment encoding these proteins:
- the LOC117247084 gene encoding zinc finger MIZ domain-containing protein 1-like isoform X2, whose amino-acid sequence MNSIPSMDRHIQQTNDRLQCIKQHLQNPANFQTAATELLDWCGDPRAFQRPFEQSLMGCLTVVSRVAAQQGYDLDLGYRLLAVCAANRDKFTPKSAALLSSWCEELGRLLLLRHQKNRQNEPPGKVPMQPPMSSMKPGLSHGDGSFPYDSVPWQQNTNQPPGSLSVVTTVWGVTNTSQSQVLGNPMANSNNPMNPGGNPMGSGMSGNNPGMNSPQFPGPQQQFPNKGNSNQGYMQQSMYGRPNYPGGGGFGGNYPGGPNTGPGGMGIPPHSRPPSDFTQPAAAAAAAAVAAAAATATATATATVAALQETQNKDMNQYGPMSSSFQMGPNQAYNSQFMNQPGPRGPPSLPGNMGSGMNASNMSGPPMGMNQPRGQGMGPFGAHGQRMPQQGYAGPRPQGMGMQGMKRPYPGEPNYGGQQYGPNSQFPNQQGQYPTPNPSRPLPSPNYPGQRMPGQQLQGQYPPPSGAMGQYYKQEPPFNGQTNNFSGGGYQYSQGNMNGPPRPVGNYPHSPVPGNPTPPMTPGSNIPPYLSPNQDVKPPFPPDIKPNITALPPPPANHNEELRLTFPVRDGVVLEPFRLEHNLAVSNHVFHLRPSVHQTLMWRSDLELQFKCYHHEDRQMNTNWPASVQVSVNATPLTIERGDNKTSHKPLHLKHVCQPGRNTIQITVTACCCSHLFVLQLVHRPSVRSVLQGLLKKRLLPAEHCITKVKRNFSSVAASSGNATLNGEDGVEQTAIKVSLKCPITFRRIQLPARGHDCKHVQCFDLESYLQLNCERGTWRCPVCNKTALLEGLEVDQYMWGILNAIQNSEFEEVTIDPTCSWRPVAIKSDLHIKEDPDGPLAKRFKTMSPSQMIMPNVMEMIAQLGPGPSPYPILSSQQGGNNSEYGNQGNSYQGHGNFDFPHGTPGGTSMNDFMHGPQLSHPPDMPNSLMAQDKPLSHNMPDSIPHSAGNDQSHGPPLQSLHASPHPGSQSGQQLHHSGPPQPSRQAPPPQQQQQQQQQPPGPNNHPHSDLAFNPSSSLDSQAGADMPEPSLDLLPELANPDELLSYLDPPDLPSNSNDDLLSLFENN is encoded by the exons CTCTTCTTTCCTCGTGGTGCGAGGAGCTGGgacgcctcctcctcctccgtcacCAGAAGAACAGGCAGAACGAGCCTCCGGGAAAAGTGCCCATGCAGCCCCCCATGAGCTCCATGAAGCCCGGCCTCTCACACGG AGATGGGTCTTTTCCCTATGACTCAGTTCCCTGGCAACAGAACACCAATCAGCCTCCAGGTTCATTGTCGGTGGTGACTACTGTCTGGGGCGTGACCAACACGTCGCAAAGCCAG GTGTTGGGGAATCCCATGGCCAACAGCAACAATCCCATGAACCCTGGGGGCAACCCCATGGGCTCGGGGATGTCTGGTAACAATCCAGGGATGAACTCTCCTCAGTTCCCCGGACCTCAGCAGCAATTTCCCAACAAAGGCAACTCTAACCAGGGCTACATGCAGCAGAGCATGTACGGACGACCCAACTACCCCGGAGGAGGAGGCTTTGGTGGCAA TTACCCTGGAGGGCCTAACACTGGACCTGGAGGAATGGGCATCCCTCCACACTCCCGTCCTCCGTCAGACTTCACccaacctgctgctgctgccgccgccgcTGCAGTTGCTGCTGCCGCCGCTACAGCAACTGCCACTGCCACAGCAACTGTAGCGGCCCTGCAGGAAACCCAGAACAAGGACATGAACCAATATGGACCG ATGAGTTCCTCTTTCCAGATGGGACCAAACCAGGCGTACAACAGCCAGTTCATGAACCAGCCAGGACCCCGTGGCCCTCCGTCCCTCCCTGGGAACATGGGATCTGGCATGAATGCGTCCAACATGAGCGGGCCCCCCATGGGAATGAACCAGCCGAGGGGCCAAGGCATGGGGCCTTTTGGTGCCCACGGCCAAAGGATGCCCCAGCAAGGCTATGCAGGACCGCGGCCTCAGGGCATGGGTATGCAGGGCATGAAGAGGCCGTACCCAGGGGAG CCAAACTATGGCGGGCAGCAGTATGGACCAAACAGCCAGTTCCCTAACCAGCAGGGGCAGTACCCCACACCCAACCCCTCCAGGCCGCTGCCATCCCCTAACTACCCCGGCCAGAGGATGCCAGGACAGCAGCTGCAGGGCCAATACCCACCACCCAGTGGTGCCATGGGCCAGTACTATAAG CAAGAGCCACCTTTTAACGGCCAAACAAACAACTTCTCTGGGGGTGGATATCAGTACAGCCAGGGTAACATGAACGGG CCGCCCAGACCGGTGGGTAACTACCCTCACTCCCCGGTGCCAGGCAACCCCACCCCTCCGATGACCCCAGGAAGTAACATCCCTCCATACCTGTCGCCAAACCAGGATGTGAAGCCACCCTTCCCTCCTGACATCAAACCAAATATCACcgctctccctccccctccag CCAACCACAACGAGGAGCTGCGCCTGACGTTCCCAGTGCGGGACGGGGTAGTCCTAGAGCCCTTCAGGCTAGAGCATAACCTGGCTGTCAGCAACCACGTCTTCCACTTACGGCCCTCTGTACACCAGACGCTCATGTGGAG ATCGGACCTGGAGCTGCAGTTCAAGTGCTACCACCACGAAGACCGTCAGATGAACACCAACTGGCCGGCGTCGGTCCAAGTCAGCGTAAACGCCACGCCGCTCACCATCGAGCGGGGCGACAATAAGACCTCACACAAACCCCTGCACTTGAAACACGTTTGCCAGCCAGGAAGGAACACGATCCAGATCACAGTCACCGcctgctgctgt TCGCACTTGTTTGTGCTGCAGCTGGTCCACAGGCCCTCAGTTCGCTCTGTCCTCCAGGGCTTACTCAAGAAGAGGCTTCTGCCTGCAGAGCACTGCATCACCAAAG TTAAGAGGAACTTCAGCAGCGTAGCAGCGTCATCGGGGAACGCAACGCTCAACGGAGAGGACGGCGTGGAGCAGACGGCCATTAAGGTTTCCCTCAAATGTCCAATCACCTTCCGGCGAATACAGCTTCCAGCAAGAGGCCATGACTGCAAACACGTTCAG TGTTTTGATTTGGAATCATATCTACAACTGAACTGTGAGCGGGGGACATGGCGATGTCCTGTATGCAA TAAAACAGCGTTGTTAGAGGGACTGGAAGTGGACCAGTACATGTGGGGAATCTTGAACGCCATTCAAAA CTCGGAGTTTGAGGAGGTGACCATCGACCCAACATGTAGTTGGCGGCCGGTGGCGATTAAATCCGATCTCCACATCAAGGAGGATCCAGATGGACCGCTGGCCAAGAGGTTTAAGACTATGAGCCCCAGCCAGATGATCATGCCCAATGTGATGGAGATGATAGCTCAGCTCGGCCCGGGACCATCACCGTACCCGATATTGTCTTCTCAGCAAGGGGGCAACAACAGCGAATACGGCAACCAAG GCAACAGTTACCAGGGGCATGGGAACTTTGACTTTCCTCACGGCACCCCCGGCGGTACGTCGATGAATGACTTCATGCATGGTCCCCAGCTGTCTCATCCACCTGACATGCCCAACAGCCTGATGGCCCAAGACAAGCCGCTCTCACACAACATGCCTGACTCA ATACCTCACTCTGCCGGCAACGACCAGTCGCATGGTCCTCCTCTGCAGAGCTTACATGCATCTCCACACCCTGGGAGCCAATCAGGGCAGCAGCTACACCACAGCGGGCCTCCTCAGCCATCACGACAAGCTCCGCCTCctcagcaacagcagcaacagcagcaacagccacCCGGCCCCAACAACCATCCTCACAGTGACCTGGCCTTCAACCCCTCCAGCAGCTTGGACAGCCAAGCGGGGGCGGACATGCCCGAGCCATCTTTAGAC CTTCTTCCAGAGCTCGCCAACCCAGATGAGCTGTTGTCATACCTGGATCCACCGGACCTCCCCAGCAATAGCAACGACGACCTTCTGTCGCTCTTCGAAAACAACTGA
- the LOC117247084 gene encoding zinc finger MIZ domain-containing protein 1-like isoform X1 has protein sequence MNSIPSMDRHIQQTNDRLQCIKQHLQNPANFQTAATELLDWCGDPRAFQRPFEQSLMGCLTVVSRVAAQQGYDLDLGYRLLAVCAANRDKFTPKSAALLSSWCEELGRLLLLRHQKNRQNEPPGKVPMQPPMSSMKPGLSHGRDGSFPYDSVPWQQNTNQPPGSLSVVTTVWGVTNTSQSQVLGNPMANSNNPMNPGGNPMGSGMSGNNPGMNSPQFPGPQQQFPNKGNSNQGYMQQSMYGRPNYPGGGGFGGNYPGGPNTGPGGMGIPPHSRPPSDFTQPAAAAAAAAVAAAAATATATATATVAALQETQNKDMNQYGPMSSSFQMGPNQAYNSQFMNQPGPRGPPSLPGNMGSGMNASNMSGPPMGMNQPRGQGMGPFGAHGQRMPQQGYAGPRPQGMGMQGMKRPYPGEPNYGGQQYGPNSQFPNQQGQYPTPNPSRPLPSPNYPGQRMPGQQLQGQYPPPSGAMGQYYKQEPPFNGQTNNFSGGGYQYSQGNMNGPPRPVGNYPHSPVPGNPTPPMTPGSNIPPYLSPNQDVKPPFPPDIKPNITALPPPPANHNEELRLTFPVRDGVVLEPFRLEHNLAVSNHVFHLRPSVHQTLMWRSDLELQFKCYHHEDRQMNTNWPASVQVSVNATPLTIERGDNKTSHKPLHLKHVCQPGRNTIQITVTACCCSHLFVLQLVHRPSVRSVLQGLLKKRLLPAEHCITKVKRNFSSVAASSGNATLNGEDGVEQTAIKVSLKCPITFRRIQLPARGHDCKHVQCFDLESYLQLNCERGTWRCPVCNKTALLEGLEVDQYMWGILNAIQNSEFEEVTIDPTCSWRPVAIKSDLHIKEDPDGPLAKRFKTMSPSQMIMPNVMEMIAQLGPGPSPYPILSSQQGGNNSEYGNQGNSYQGHGNFDFPHGTPGGTSMNDFMHGPQLSHPPDMPNSLMAQDKPLSHNMPDSIPHSAGNDQSHGPPLQSLHASPHPGSQSGQQLHHSGPPQPSRQAPPPQQQQQQQQQPPGPNNHPHSDLAFNPSSSLDSQAGADMPEPSLDLLPELANPDELLSYLDPPDLPSNSNDDLLSLFENN, from the exons CTCTTCTTTCCTCGTGGTGCGAGGAGCTGGgacgcctcctcctcctccgtcacCAGAAGAACAGGCAGAACGAGCCTCCGGGAAAAGTGCCCATGCAGCCCCCCATGAGCTCCATGAAGCCCGGCCTCTCACACGG CAGAGATGGGTCTTTTCCCTATGACTCAGTTCCCTGGCAACAGAACACCAATCAGCCTCCAGGTTCATTGTCGGTGGTGACTACTGTCTGGGGCGTGACCAACACGTCGCAAAGCCAG GTGTTGGGGAATCCCATGGCCAACAGCAACAATCCCATGAACCCTGGGGGCAACCCCATGGGCTCGGGGATGTCTGGTAACAATCCAGGGATGAACTCTCCTCAGTTCCCCGGACCTCAGCAGCAATTTCCCAACAAAGGCAACTCTAACCAGGGCTACATGCAGCAGAGCATGTACGGACGACCCAACTACCCCGGAGGAGGAGGCTTTGGTGGCAA TTACCCTGGAGGGCCTAACACTGGACCTGGAGGAATGGGCATCCCTCCACACTCCCGTCCTCCGTCAGACTTCACccaacctgctgctgctgccgccgccgcTGCAGTTGCTGCTGCCGCCGCTACAGCAACTGCCACTGCCACAGCAACTGTAGCGGCCCTGCAGGAAACCCAGAACAAGGACATGAACCAATATGGACCG ATGAGTTCCTCTTTCCAGATGGGACCAAACCAGGCGTACAACAGCCAGTTCATGAACCAGCCAGGACCCCGTGGCCCTCCGTCCCTCCCTGGGAACATGGGATCTGGCATGAATGCGTCCAACATGAGCGGGCCCCCCATGGGAATGAACCAGCCGAGGGGCCAAGGCATGGGGCCTTTTGGTGCCCACGGCCAAAGGATGCCCCAGCAAGGCTATGCAGGACCGCGGCCTCAGGGCATGGGTATGCAGGGCATGAAGAGGCCGTACCCAGGGGAG CCAAACTATGGCGGGCAGCAGTATGGACCAAACAGCCAGTTCCCTAACCAGCAGGGGCAGTACCCCACACCCAACCCCTCCAGGCCGCTGCCATCCCCTAACTACCCCGGCCAGAGGATGCCAGGACAGCAGCTGCAGGGCCAATACCCACCACCCAGTGGTGCCATGGGCCAGTACTATAAG CAAGAGCCACCTTTTAACGGCCAAACAAACAACTTCTCTGGGGGTGGATATCAGTACAGCCAGGGTAACATGAACGGG CCGCCCAGACCGGTGGGTAACTACCCTCACTCCCCGGTGCCAGGCAACCCCACCCCTCCGATGACCCCAGGAAGTAACATCCCTCCATACCTGTCGCCAAACCAGGATGTGAAGCCACCCTTCCCTCCTGACATCAAACCAAATATCACcgctctccctccccctccag CCAACCACAACGAGGAGCTGCGCCTGACGTTCCCAGTGCGGGACGGGGTAGTCCTAGAGCCCTTCAGGCTAGAGCATAACCTGGCTGTCAGCAACCACGTCTTCCACTTACGGCCCTCTGTACACCAGACGCTCATGTGGAG ATCGGACCTGGAGCTGCAGTTCAAGTGCTACCACCACGAAGACCGTCAGATGAACACCAACTGGCCGGCGTCGGTCCAAGTCAGCGTAAACGCCACGCCGCTCACCATCGAGCGGGGCGACAATAAGACCTCACACAAACCCCTGCACTTGAAACACGTTTGCCAGCCAGGAAGGAACACGATCCAGATCACAGTCACCGcctgctgctgt TCGCACTTGTTTGTGCTGCAGCTGGTCCACAGGCCCTCAGTTCGCTCTGTCCTCCAGGGCTTACTCAAGAAGAGGCTTCTGCCTGCAGAGCACTGCATCACCAAAG TTAAGAGGAACTTCAGCAGCGTAGCAGCGTCATCGGGGAACGCAACGCTCAACGGAGAGGACGGCGTGGAGCAGACGGCCATTAAGGTTTCCCTCAAATGTCCAATCACCTTCCGGCGAATACAGCTTCCAGCAAGAGGCCATGACTGCAAACACGTTCAG TGTTTTGATTTGGAATCATATCTACAACTGAACTGTGAGCGGGGGACATGGCGATGTCCTGTATGCAA TAAAACAGCGTTGTTAGAGGGACTGGAAGTGGACCAGTACATGTGGGGAATCTTGAACGCCATTCAAAA CTCGGAGTTTGAGGAGGTGACCATCGACCCAACATGTAGTTGGCGGCCGGTGGCGATTAAATCCGATCTCCACATCAAGGAGGATCCAGATGGACCGCTGGCCAAGAGGTTTAAGACTATGAGCCCCAGCCAGATGATCATGCCCAATGTGATGGAGATGATAGCTCAGCTCGGCCCGGGACCATCACCGTACCCGATATTGTCTTCTCAGCAAGGGGGCAACAACAGCGAATACGGCAACCAAG GCAACAGTTACCAGGGGCATGGGAACTTTGACTTTCCTCACGGCACCCCCGGCGGTACGTCGATGAATGACTTCATGCATGGTCCCCAGCTGTCTCATCCACCTGACATGCCCAACAGCCTGATGGCCCAAGACAAGCCGCTCTCACACAACATGCCTGACTCA ATACCTCACTCTGCCGGCAACGACCAGTCGCATGGTCCTCCTCTGCAGAGCTTACATGCATCTCCACACCCTGGGAGCCAATCAGGGCAGCAGCTACACCACAGCGGGCCTCCTCAGCCATCACGACAAGCTCCGCCTCctcagcaacagcagcaacagcagcaacagccacCCGGCCCCAACAACCATCCTCACAGTGACCTGGCCTTCAACCCCTCCAGCAGCTTGGACAGCCAAGCGGGGGCGGACATGCCCGAGCCATCTTTAGAC CTTCTTCCAGAGCTCGCCAACCCAGATGAGCTGTTGTCATACCTGGATCCACCGGACCTCCCCAGCAATAGCAACGACGACCTTCTGTCGCTCTTCGAAAACAACTGA
- the LOC117247084 gene encoding zinc finger MIZ domain-containing protein 1-like isoform X4 has translation MQPPMSSMKPGLSHGDGSFPYDSVPWQQNTNQPPGSLSVVTTVWGVTNTSQSQVLGNPMANSNNPMNPGGNPMGSGMSGNNPGMNSPQFPGPQQQFPNKGNSNQGYMQQSMYGRPNYPGGGGFGGNYPGGPNTGPGGMGIPPHSRPPSDFTQPAAAAAAAAVAAAAATATATATATVAALQETQNKDMNQYGPMSSSFQMGPNQAYNSQFMNQPGPRGPPSLPGNMGSGMNASNMSGPPMGMNQPRGQGMGPFGAHGQRMPQQGYAGPRPQGMGMQGMKRPYPGEPNYGGQQYGPNSQFPNQQGQYPTPNPSRPLPSPNYPGQRMPGQQLQGQYPPPSGAMGQYYKQEPPFNGQTNNFSGGGYQYSQGNMNGPPRPVGNYPHSPVPGNPTPPMTPGSNIPPYLSPNQDVKPPFPPDIKPNITALPPPPANHNEELRLTFPVRDGVVLEPFRLEHNLAVSNHVFHLRPSVHQTLMWRSDLELQFKCYHHEDRQMNTNWPASVQVSVNATPLTIERGDNKTSHKPLHLKHVCQPGRNTIQITVTACCCSHLFVLQLVHRPSVRSVLQGLLKKRLLPAEHCITKVKRNFSSVAASSGNATLNGEDGVEQTAIKVSLKCPITFRRIQLPARGHDCKHVQCFDLESYLQLNCERGTWRCPVCNKTALLEGLEVDQYMWGILNAIQNSEFEEVTIDPTCSWRPVAIKSDLHIKEDPDGPLAKRFKTMSPSQMIMPNVMEMIAQLGPGPSPYPILSSQQGGNNSEYGNQGNSYQGHGNFDFPHGTPGGTSMNDFMHGPQLSHPPDMPNSLMAQDKPLSHNMPDSIPHSAGNDQSHGPPLQSLHASPHPGSQSGQQLHHSGPPQPSRQAPPPQQQQQQQQQPPGPNNHPHSDLAFNPSSSLDSQAGADMPEPSLDLLPELANPDELLSYLDPPDLPSNSNDDLLSLFENN, from the exons ATGCAGCCCCCCATGAGCTCCATGAAGCCCGGCCTCTCACACGG AGATGGGTCTTTTCCCTATGACTCAGTTCCCTGGCAACAGAACACCAATCAGCCTCCAGGTTCATTGTCGGTGGTGACTACTGTCTGGGGCGTGACCAACACGTCGCAAAGCCAG GTGTTGGGGAATCCCATGGCCAACAGCAACAATCCCATGAACCCTGGGGGCAACCCCATGGGCTCGGGGATGTCTGGTAACAATCCAGGGATGAACTCTCCTCAGTTCCCCGGACCTCAGCAGCAATTTCCCAACAAAGGCAACTCTAACCAGGGCTACATGCAGCAGAGCATGTACGGACGACCCAACTACCCCGGAGGAGGAGGCTTTGGTGGCAA TTACCCTGGAGGGCCTAACACTGGACCTGGAGGAATGGGCATCCCTCCACACTCCCGTCCTCCGTCAGACTTCACccaacctgctgctgctgccgccgccgcTGCAGTTGCTGCTGCCGCCGCTACAGCAACTGCCACTGCCACAGCAACTGTAGCGGCCCTGCAGGAAACCCAGAACAAGGACATGAACCAATATGGACCG ATGAGTTCCTCTTTCCAGATGGGACCAAACCAGGCGTACAACAGCCAGTTCATGAACCAGCCAGGACCCCGTGGCCCTCCGTCCCTCCCTGGGAACATGGGATCTGGCATGAATGCGTCCAACATGAGCGGGCCCCCCATGGGAATGAACCAGCCGAGGGGCCAAGGCATGGGGCCTTTTGGTGCCCACGGCCAAAGGATGCCCCAGCAAGGCTATGCAGGACCGCGGCCTCAGGGCATGGGTATGCAGGGCATGAAGAGGCCGTACCCAGGGGAG CCAAACTATGGCGGGCAGCAGTATGGACCAAACAGCCAGTTCCCTAACCAGCAGGGGCAGTACCCCACACCCAACCCCTCCAGGCCGCTGCCATCCCCTAACTACCCCGGCCAGAGGATGCCAGGACAGCAGCTGCAGGGCCAATACCCACCACCCAGTGGTGCCATGGGCCAGTACTATAAG CAAGAGCCACCTTTTAACGGCCAAACAAACAACTTCTCTGGGGGTGGATATCAGTACAGCCAGGGTAACATGAACGGG CCGCCCAGACCGGTGGGTAACTACCCTCACTCCCCGGTGCCAGGCAACCCCACCCCTCCGATGACCCCAGGAAGTAACATCCCTCCATACCTGTCGCCAAACCAGGATGTGAAGCCACCCTTCCCTCCTGACATCAAACCAAATATCACcgctctccctccccctccag CCAACCACAACGAGGAGCTGCGCCTGACGTTCCCAGTGCGGGACGGGGTAGTCCTAGAGCCCTTCAGGCTAGAGCATAACCTGGCTGTCAGCAACCACGTCTTCCACTTACGGCCCTCTGTACACCAGACGCTCATGTGGAG ATCGGACCTGGAGCTGCAGTTCAAGTGCTACCACCACGAAGACCGTCAGATGAACACCAACTGGCCGGCGTCGGTCCAAGTCAGCGTAAACGCCACGCCGCTCACCATCGAGCGGGGCGACAATAAGACCTCACACAAACCCCTGCACTTGAAACACGTTTGCCAGCCAGGAAGGAACACGATCCAGATCACAGTCACCGcctgctgctgt TCGCACTTGTTTGTGCTGCAGCTGGTCCACAGGCCCTCAGTTCGCTCTGTCCTCCAGGGCTTACTCAAGAAGAGGCTTCTGCCTGCAGAGCACTGCATCACCAAAG TTAAGAGGAACTTCAGCAGCGTAGCAGCGTCATCGGGGAACGCAACGCTCAACGGAGAGGACGGCGTGGAGCAGACGGCCATTAAGGTTTCCCTCAAATGTCCAATCACCTTCCGGCGAATACAGCTTCCAGCAAGAGGCCATGACTGCAAACACGTTCAG TGTTTTGATTTGGAATCATATCTACAACTGAACTGTGAGCGGGGGACATGGCGATGTCCTGTATGCAA TAAAACAGCGTTGTTAGAGGGACTGGAAGTGGACCAGTACATGTGGGGAATCTTGAACGCCATTCAAAA CTCGGAGTTTGAGGAGGTGACCATCGACCCAACATGTAGTTGGCGGCCGGTGGCGATTAAATCCGATCTCCACATCAAGGAGGATCCAGATGGACCGCTGGCCAAGAGGTTTAAGACTATGAGCCCCAGCCAGATGATCATGCCCAATGTGATGGAGATGATAGCTCAGCTCGGCCCGGGACCATCACCGTACCCGATATTGTCTTCTCAGCAAGGGGGCAACAACAGCGAATACGGCAACCAAG GCAACAGTTACCAGGGGCATGGGAACTTTGACTTTCCTCACGGCACCCCCGGCGGTACGTCGATGAATGACTTCATGCATGGTCCCCAGCTGTCTCATCCACCTGACATGCCCAACAGCCTGATGGCCCAAGACAAGCCGCTCTCACACAACATGCCTGACTCA ATACCTCACTCTGCCGGCAACGACCAGTCGCATGGTCCTCCTCTGCAGAGCTTACATGCATCTCCACACCCTGGGAGCCAATCAGGGCAGCAGCTACACCACAGCGGGCCTCCTCAGCCATCACGACAAGCTCCGCCTCctcagcaacagcagcaacagcagcaacagccacCCGGCCCCAACAACCATCCTCACAGTGACCTGGCCTTCAACCCCTCCAGCAGCTTGGACAGCCAAGCGGGGGCGGACATGCCCGAGCCATCTTTAGAC CTTCTTCCAGAGCTCGCCAACCCAGATGAGCTGTTGTCATACCTGGATCCACCGGACCTCCCCAGCAATAGCAACGACGACCTTCTGTCGCTCTTCGAAAACAACTGA